Within the Sporichthyaceae bacterium genome, the region CGGCCCGCATCTCCGGCGAACAACTGCGCAATGCGCTGGCCCGCCGGGCCACCTCTAGTTGAACGGCCTCAGAGGTGGCGCAGGAAGATGTCGGTGTCATGGTTGGTGTCGCCGAGCACCAGGTTCGAGGCGTCCGAGGCGAACACCACCACCGAACCGTCCCGGCTGATCGCCGGCATCACCGACAGCTTGTTGCCCTGCAAACCGGCGTCGGACATCGCGACACGGATCGTGGTGTTCTTCGTCCGGTCGCGCACGAACACCTCGCGCACGTTGTTGGTGTCGCCCAGCACCAGGTTCGTTGCCAGTGACACGAACGCCACGTACCGACCGTCCTCGCTGACCGAGGCGGCGTAGGAGTCCGCGTTGGACTGCTCGCCGGTGGCGGAGACGCTGACCCGCTCGGTGGATCCGGTCTGCATGTCGTGCAGGAACACGTCGGGCACGCCATTGGTGTCGCCGGTGTCCAGCTTCCCCTCGGGGTTGATGATGCTCTTCGGGTCGTCCTGGAACGTCGGGTCGATGCCCAACAGGTTCGTCGCCTCGGACTCGAAGGCGACGTAGCGGCCGTCGCCGCTGATCGCCGGTTCCGCGCTGGTGCCGTTGGACTCCCCGCCGACGCTGTTCACGCTCACCCGGCGGGTGGTGTTGGTCTGACGGTCGCGGACGAAGATGTCGTCGTGCTGATTGACGTCATACGGCACCAGGTCGGTGGAGCTGGAGGAGAAGGCGAGGTAGCGGCCGTCGTCGCTCAGCGACAGCGCGCCGCTGCCGCTGCTCGCCGGCCCGCCGAAGAACGCCGCGGTGACCAGGTCCGTGGTCTTCTTCATGCGGTCAACGGCGTATAGCTGGGTGGCGGCGCTCTTGACGCCCTTCATGATGTTGGTTGCCCGGGACTCGAAGCCAACGACGTTGCCGTCCTTGCTGATCACCCCGAACCCGCTCTCGGCGTCGGTCTGCGACCCGTCGTAGCTCACCGATACGCGGGTGGTGCTGCGGTTGTCCCGGTCGTAGAGGAACACGTCGCCCTGCCGGTTGGTGTCACCCGCCACCAGGTTGGACGCGTAGGAGTCGTAGACGACGTAGCGGCCGTCGCCGCTGATCGTCGGGTTGTAGCTGTCGGCGTTGCCCTGCTGCCCGGTGTTGCTCACGCTGATGCGGCGGATGTGGCCGGTCTGGGTGTCGCGCAGAAAGATGTCGCGGGCGTGGTTGTAGTCGCCCGGCACCAGGTTGGAGGCGTCGGAGCCGAACGCCACCCAACGCCCGTCGGCGGACACCGCCGGGGTGAAGCTGGCGTCGTTCGCCTCGACCGAGCCGAGGCTGATCCGTAGCAGGTGCTGCAGCACATCGGCGTGAGCGGCGGGCGCCGGGCCAGACACGATGAACACCGGCAGCGCGGTCAGCAGCAGGCCGATGGCGAGACGCACGCGGCGGGACACGGTCACACGCTACGCGGTGACGGGCGTCATTCGACATATCAACCGAAAGGCCGGGTATACCGCATCCGAAACGCTCATGCGCGCAGAACGGGGTGTGCACACACTGGCAAAACCGCTACAACCAAGGAGCCGGCAGGTGACCGTGGGGGACGGTGCCGTCGGCAATGAACGGGGGGCCGGGACGATGCCAGAGGCCAGGTTGCGCGCCGTCGAGGACGACTGGGCGAGCACGTTCGCGGTGCAGCACCTCACGGTGCACGGTCATCGAAGAGCCTTCATCAAAGCGGGCAACGGACCCGCGCTGGTGCTGCTGCACGGTATCGGCGCGAGCTCGGCGACCTGGTCGGGGTTGATTCCGATGCTCACCGAGCGGTTCACCGTGATCGCGCCCGACCTCCTCGGGCACGGCGCCTCGGATGCCCCCCGCGCGGACTACTCGGTGGCCGCCTACGCCTGCGGTGTTCGGGACCTGCTCGCCCTGCTCGGCGTGGAGCGGGCCACCGTGGTCGGGCATTCCCTCGGTGGCGCGATCGCCGCCCAACTGACCTACCAGCACCCGGAGTTGGTCGAACGACTGGTGTTGGAGGCCGCCGGCGGCGTGGCCCGCGAGCTGCACCCCGCGCTGCGGCTGGCCGCGCTGCCCGGCGCCGAGCAGGTGTTGCCGCTGCTCAACAACCCGCTGGGGCGGCGCATGACCCGCCTCGCGCTGCGTGCGCTGCGCGGCCCGGTCGGCGGACTGACCACCGATGCCGACCAAATGCTGGAAACGTTGGACGCCATGACCACCGCGGGCAAGCGGGCCGCGTTCTGCCGCACGCTGCGCGCCAGCTGTGACATGTCCGGGCAGGCCGCCAGCCTGCTCGAATACTGCTACCTGGCCGAGGCGGTGCCCACCATGATCGTGTGGGGCGAGTGCGACCCGGTGCTGCCGGTGGCGCACGCGCACGCCGCCTCGGTGGCCATGCCGGCCGCTCGGCTGGAGTTGTTCCCCGGCACCGGTCATTTCCCGCACCGCGCGGACCCCGTGCGTTTCCTGCAGGTCCTCACCGATTTCATGACCAGCACACCTGCCGCGGAACACTCCGCCGGGGCCTGGCGCGAGCGACTGCGACGCGGCGGCTGTGTAGTTCCTGACAGCACTGCGGACGCCGTCGCGCCGGTGGTCTGACGCCCGGTCAGCCGGAGTAAATTGCACAGCATGCACCTGCACGGCAAGGTCGCGGCGCTGCACGTCGGCGCCCACAAGACCGGGACCACCGTGCTGCAGAAATACCTGGCCGAGCACGAGGCCGAGCTGCGCCGCCGCGGCGTGTACTACCTGCGGCGCTCGGAGTTGGCCCGCTACGCCGGCTGGGGTGAGCGGCTGGCCGAGGATCCCGCACCGCTGCGGGCCCGGTTGCGCAAGTTTCGCGTCGATCCGCGGTTCCGCGTGCTCATCGGATCCAACGAGAACCTGATGGGCCGTCCGTTCCCGCGGGGTGGCGACGGCCGGCTGTACCCGCAGGTGAGTCGCAACGCCGCGGCGCTGGGTGCGGCGCTGCGCGGCAGCGGCTGCAAGATCCTGCTCACCGTGCGCCCGCAGCCGGACTTCCTGGAGTCCTACTACCTGCAGACCGTGCATCAGGGCCGCGACGAGCCCTTCGAGGACTGGCTGGCCCGGGTGGATCTGGACGCGCTGTCCTGGCGACCGATCGTTTCCGCGCTGCAGCGGACCTTCGGTCCCGACCGTGTCGAGGTGGTGGATTTCCGACGGATCTCCCACGGCCAGGAGGCCTATCTGCGCCACCTGCTGCACCGGATCGATCCGCAGTGGGATGTGGAGATCCACTATCCCGAGGCACGCAACCGATCCATCTCCGAGCGCGGCCTGCAAATGGCGTTGGCCGCCAACCAACACCTGGCCACCGGCGCGGAACGGCGAGCGTTGCGCGGGTTCCTGCAGACTCACTTCTCCAACGTGGACTTCCCGCGGCCGGTGCTGCTCGGCGAGGAGCGGCGCACCGCCTTGTGGGAGCACTACCGCGAGGACTACGAGGACCTGGTGGGCAGCGCATGAACTTCGACGCGGTGCTGCACCTGACGATGCCCGCGACCGGATCGGAGCAGATCGCGGAGATCCTCGCCGCGCTCAACCCGCCGGCGGCGGTGCCGCTGCTGTCCGGGCCGCACCTGTTGGGTGACGACCTGCTGGGCCCGCAGGACGCCGAGTGCCTGCGCCCCGGTGCCGCCGACGCGGTGGCGGCGGCGCTGGCCTCCCTCGGTGCGGGCAAGGCGTTGGTGGTGCTGGACGCCCGACGGCAGGACCGATTGATGGAGCACGCCCACCTGCACGCGGTGCGCGGCGGCAGCGTGGTGCCGTTCGCCGAGCAGTTCCCGCGGGCCTACGAGCCGGTGTTGGACTGGCAGGACCTGGCCGACCGGGTGGCCGCGGTGCCGGGCGTGGCCGAGGTGCTGGTGCGTCCGGTGGAGTCCTTCCGCGCCCGGCCGGAATTGCTCGCCGCGGACCTGCTGGCGCTGGCCGGCATGGCCGAGCCGGCAGCCACTGCGCCCGTGCCCACCCCGCCGACGTTTTCCGCCCGTGGCGTACGGGTGGCCCGTGCGCTGAACGCGCACATCCGACCCGAGGAGCGGGTGCTGGTGCGCGAGTTCGTCGCCGAGAACTTTCCCGGCCCACCCGCGGGCAACCAGTTCCTCCGGCCGCAGACCAGGGCCCGGATTCTGGCCGCGTACGCTGCGGTCAATCGCGCGTTGTTCCGGACCAGGCTGCCCGAGTTCGTTGAGGACTCCTACTCCGACGACGCGCGCACTGCCGCGCTGGCCCTCCGGGAGAGAGCATGAGCTTTGACGACCGGCCCGAGATCGATTTCCCCGGTGGCGAACCGCCCGCGGATCTGGTGATCACCGACCTCAAGGTGGGCGACGGCGCGGAGGCCACGTCCGGCGCCACTGTCTCGGTGCACTATGTCGGCGTTGCCTTCTCCACCGGCGAGGAATTCGACGCCAGCTACAACCGCGGCAAACCGCTGAACTTCCGCCTCGGCGCCGGCCAGGTCATCTCCGGCTGGGACCAGGGCGTGGCCGGCATGAAGGTCGGCGGGCGGCGGAAATTGGTGATCCCGCCGCACCTGGCCTATGGCGACCGCGGCGCGGGCGGCGCGATCAAGCCGGGCGAGACGCTGATCTTCGTCGTCGACCTGCTCGCCTGCTGACCCGTTTTCTCAACCTCTCATGGCGTGTGGGGCCATCCCGCGCGTTTGATAGCCCCCACGCCATGAGCGGACGGGGATTCTCCCGGAAGGAGCGCCAGTGAGCGCCCGTGACGAACTGCAGAAGCTGATCACCGAACGCGCCGTGGTGCACGGCAAGGTGGTGCTGTCCTCCGGCCGGGAGGCCGACTACTACGTCGACCTGCGCCGGATCACGCTGGACGGGCAGGCCGCGCCGCTGGTCGGCCACGTCATGCTGGAGGCCACCGCGCATCTGGACTACGAGGCCGTCGGCGGCCTGACATTGGGCGCCGACCCGGTCGCCGCCGCGATGCTGCACGCCGCCGCCACGCAGGGCCGGGTGCTGGACGCGTTCGTGGTGCGCAAGGAGGGTAAGGCCCACGGCCTGCAGCGGCGCATCGAGGGTCCGGACGTGGCCGGGCGCCGGGTGCTCGCCGTCGAGGACACCTCGACGACCGGCGGCTCCGTGCTCACCGCAGTTCAGGCCCTGCGCGAGGCGGGCGCCGAGGTGGTGGGCGTGGCGGTCATCGTGGAACGCGGTGCCCGGTCGGCGATTGAGGCCGAGGGACTGCCGTACGTCGCGGCCTACGAATTGGCGGATCTCGGTCTGACCTGACAGGGGATTCCGATGAGCGCGCACCGCCGCGGCCAGTGGGCCACGCTCGACGACGAAACCCTGTGCGCTTACTCGGATCGAATCGACGCGCTCTATTCAAGTTGAGGGACCAGCTGCGGTCGCCCCGCCGGGGTCGCCGGCGGGGCGACCGCGCCTTGCGGTGGCGACTGCGGGTCAGAAGTCGGCCACCGGCACCGGGGCCGCGGGATTGGGAAAACTGAGTCCCCCCACCGGCCCCGGAGGCTGTTGATCCCCCGTTGCAAAGCCCTGCGTCGATGACCGCGGAGCCGTGCCTGCAACGTAAATGCGGCCCCGTCGGCGTTCCAGCCGCACTACGCCGTCCGGGTGACAGCGGTGGGCATTGACGCCGACGGTCATTTACCGATTCGCTTCCTGCCGTGACGGGCCGTCCTTGCTCCGCGTGCGGTCAGCACAACGACGCCACGGCCAAGTTCTGCATTGAGTGCGGGAGTTCGCTGTCCGCGGTGTGCTCACGGTGCGCGTCGCCGGTCCCCGCGAGCCAGAAATTCTGCGGCGAGTGTGGGCAGGACCTACGGCCTCCGGCGGAAACCGCCTTGGCCGTGCCAACTGACGGTGGGCCAGAGGGTGAACGCAAGCAGGTCACTGTGCTGTTCGCGGATGTCGCCCGGTCCATGGACCTGGCCGAGCGATTCGATGCCGACGAGTGGACCTCCATCATCACCGGTCTGTTCCGGGTGGCCGCGGACGCCGTCACCCGATTCGGCGGCACCGTCGACAAGTTCACCGGCGACGGCCTGATGGCGGTCTTCGGCGCTCCGGTCGCGCAGGAGGACCACGCCGCCCGCGGCTGCCACGCCGCGCTCGCTTTGATCACCGCCGCGACCGAATACGCCGCGGTAGTGCAAGCCGAGCACCGCGTGGAGCTGGCGGTACGGGTCGGACTGAACTCCGGTGAGGTGGTTGCCGGGGACGTCGCGAGTTCGGGGTTCACCGCGGTGGGGCACGCCGTGGGACTGGCGCAACGCATGGAGTCCGGTGCGAACCCCGGCAGCGTCCGACTTACCGAGCGCACCGCGCGATTGGTGGGCGACGCGTTCCGGTTGCGGGATCTCGGCGTGGTGCAGATCGCCGGCGCGGCCGAGCCGATGCATGCCTATGAACTCGATGCGGCGACCGGCCGTACCCGCAGCCGCGCCGGCACTGCGCGCCTGGTGGGCCGCCAGGCGGAGTGGGATGCGATCGAGGCCGCGCTGGCCGCGGCGGACCGTGGGCAGGCTCAGGTGATCGGCATCGTCGGCGAGGCCGGCGCGGGCAAGAGCCGGTTGTGCGAGGAACTCGCCGCGCGCGCGACACAACTCGGCATGGGCGTTCGACGCACGGCCGGTGTCTCGCACGCCACGTCCGCGCCGCTGTTGCCGATCCGCGCGTTGCTCGCCGACTACTTCGCGATCTCCGACAGCGATTCTGCCGCCGATGTTCGAACGAAGGTTGCCGCCCGGGCGCTCGACCTCGACCCGTTCCTCGCTGACGATCTGCCGTTGATCTTCGACTTCCTTGAGGTGCCCGATCCGGATCGGCCCGCTCCCAACCTGGGGCCCGACGCACGGCGGCGCCGCGTCCTGGAGGTCATCCGTCGGATGACGCGGCGGC harbors:
- a CDS encoding alpha/beta hydrolase; the encoded protein is MTVGDGAVGNERGAGTMPEARLRAVEDDWASTFAVQHLTVHGHRRAFIKAGNGPALVLLHGIGASSATWSGLIPMLTERFTVIAPDLLGHGASDAPRADYSVAAYACGVRDLLALLGVERATVVGHSLGGAIAAQLTYQHPELVERLVLEAAGGVARELHPALRLAALPGAEQVLPLLNNPLGRRMTRLALRALRGPVGGLTTDADQMLETLDAMTTAGKRAAFCRTLRASCDMSGQAASLLEYCYLAEAVPTMIVWGECDPVLPVAHAHAASVAMPAARLELFPGTGHFPHRADPVRFLQVLTDFMTSTPAAEHSAGAWRERLRRGGCVVPDSTADAVAPVV
- a CDS encoding FKBP-type peptidyl-prolyl cis-trans isomerase; translated protein: MSFDDRPEIDFPGGEPPADLVITDLKVGDGAEATSGATVSVHYVGVAFSTGEEFDASYNRGKPLNFRLGAGQVISGWDQGVAGMKVGGRRKLVIPPHLAYGDRGAGGAIKPGETLIFVVDLLAC
- the pyrE gene encoding orotate phosphoribosyltransferase encodes the protein MSARDELQKLITERAVVHGKVVLSSGREADYYVDLRRITLDGQAAPLVGHVMLEATAHLDYEAVGGLTLGADPVAAAMLHAAATQGRVLDAFVVRKEGKAHGLQRRIEGPDVAGRRVLAVEDTSTTGGSVLTAVQALREAGAEVVGVAVIVERGARSAIEAEGLPYVAAYELADLGLT